A part of Rattus rattus isolate New Zealand chromosome 6, Rrattus_CSIRO_v1, whole genome shotgun sequence genomic DNA contains:
- the LOC116902744 gene encoding cytochrome P450 2C55-like: MDPVLVLVLTLSSLLLLSLWRQSFGRGKLPPGPTPLPIIGNILQIDVKDISKSFTNFSKIYGPVFTLYFGPKPTVVVHGYEAVKEALDDLGEEFSGRGSFPIVERMNNGLGIIFSNGTKWKELRRFSLMTLRNFGMGKRSIEDRIQEEASCLVEELRKTNGGYLFAWLFIYIPLSTLQW; encoded by the exons ATGGATCCAGTCCTAGTCCTGgtgctcactctctcctctctgcttctcctctcactctggagacagagcttTGGGAGAGGGAAGCTCCCTCCTGGCCCAACTCCTCTCCCAATCATTGGAAACATCCTTCAGATAGATGTGAAGGACATCAGCAAATCCTTCACCAAT TTCTCAAAAATCTATGGCCCTGTGTTCACTCTGTACTTTGGTCCGAAGCCTACTGTGGTGGTACATGGATATGAAGCAGTAAAGGAAGCCCTGGATGACCTTGGAGAGGAGTTTTCTGGGAGGGGTAGTTTCCCAATTGTTGAAAGAATGAATAATGGCCTTG GGATCATTTTCAGCAATGGAACAAAATGGAAGGAGCTTCGGCGTTTCTCACTTATGACCTTGAGAAATtttgggatggggaagaggagcaTCGAGGATCGCATTCAAGAGGAAGCCTCCTGTCTTGTGGAAGAgctaagaaaaacaaatggtGGGTACCTGTTTGCCTGGCTCTTCATCTACATACCCCTTTCAACACTGCAATGGTAG